One stretch of Segatella copri DNA includes these proteins:
- a CDS encoding alpha-galactosidase: MKKVFMIIAAMCMTSIMASAQKTIRVSTDKTDLVMQVSPKGRLYQVYLGDKLKNPSDYNQLKWDVYAASDGAVSQRGHEVYATSGAEDFFEPAVAVTHADGNMTTYLYYQSSEEKAISGGVETIITLKDKVYPLTVKLHYAAYPKENVIKAWSEISHKEKAPVTLWRYSSTMLYFKANKYFVTNYHSDWAKEGQPETCQLTAGKKIVDTKLGTRAAMQEEPFFELGFDEPAKENEGKVMLGTIGWPGNFRFTFEVDNVGALRVIPAINPYASNYKLKAGETFTTPEFIFAMSDNGIGEASRNLHNWARQYQVNMGMEDRLTLLNNWENTGFDFNQQSLAELMKDAKDLGVDMFLLDDGWFANKYPRKDDHAGLGDWEATKSKLPDGIPGLVRDAKKAGVKFGIWIEPEMVNPKSELFEKHPDWVIMQPKRDTYYYRNQLVLDISNPKVQDYVFGIVDRIMTENPDVAYFKWDCNSVITNIYSPYHKENQGNFYIDHVRGIYNVLTRIHKKYPKLPMMLCSGGGGRMDYEMLKYFTEFWCSDDTDPYERLYIQWSLSKFFPAKTMGSHVTNWNKNTSVKFRTDVCSSCKLGFDIDLKSLSGDDYKFVQNAVKNYDSMKPMILEGDQYRLVSPYEGNHCAINYVSKDKQRAVLFAYDLHPRYKEPLMNVKMQGLDADKVYTVKETNLMPGKESDLECNGKQYSGDYLMKVGLNVFSQTDGTSHVLVLE; the protein is encoded by the coding sequence ATGAAAAAGGTATTTATGATTATCGCAGCGATGTGCATGACATCTATCATGGCATCTGCTCAAAAGACCATCAGGGTGTCAACCGATAAGACCGACCTCGTGATGCAGGTTTCTCCTAAGGGTCGCCTCTACCAAGTGTATCTGGGTGACAAGTTGAAGAATCCTTCTGATTACAATCAGCTGAAGTGGGATGTATATGCGGCCTCTGATGGTGCCGTCAGCCAGCGAGGTCATGAGGTTTATGCAACCTCTGGTGCTGAAGATTTCTTCGAGCCAGCAGTGGCAGTGACCCATGCAGATGGTAATATGACTACCTATTTATATTATCAGTCTTCTGAAGAAAAGGCTATCAGTGGAGGTGTTGAGACCATCATCACTCTTAAGGACAAGGTGTATCCGCTGACTGTGAAGCTCCACTATGCTGCTTATCCTAAGGAGAACGTCATCAAGGCATGGAGCGAAATCTCTCATAAGGAGAAAGCTCCGGTTACGCTTTGGAGATATAGCTCTACAATGCTTTATTTCAAGGCAAACAAGTATTTCGTTACCAATTATCATAGCGACTGGGCTAAGGAAGGACAGCCTGAAACTTGCCAGTTGACTGCTGGTAAGAAAATTGTTGATACCAAGTTGGGTACCCGTGCAGCCATGCAGGAGGAGCCTTTCTTTGAACTGGGATTCGATGAGCCAGCCAAGGAGAATGAGGGCAAGGTGATGCTTGGAACCATCGGTTGGCCTGGCAACTTCCGCTTTACCTTCGAGGTAGATAATGTGGGAGCCCTTCGTGTTATCCCTGCCATCAATCCATACGCCTCTAATTATAAGCTGAAGGCTGGTGAGACATTCACTACCCCTGAGTTTATCTTTGCCATGAGCGATAATGGTATCGGTGAGGCTTCCCGTAATTTGCACAATTGGGCTCGCCAGTATCAGGTAAACATGGGTATGGAAGATCGCCTTACGCTCTTGAATAACTGGGAGAATACCGGCTTCGACTTCAACCAGCAGAGTCTTGCTGAGTTGATGAAGGATGCCAAGGATCTGGGTGTTGATATGTTCTTGCTTGATGATGGTTGGTTTGCCAACAAGTATCCTCGTAAGGACGACCATGCAGGTCTCGGCGACTGGGAGGCTACCAAGAGCAAGCTGCCTGATGGAATACCTGGATTGGTAAGAGATGCCAAAAAGGCTGGTGTAAAGTTTGGTATTTGGATTGAGCCTGAGATGGTGAATCCTAAGAGTGAACTCTTCGAGAAGCATCCTGACTGGGTCATCATGCAGCCAAAGCGTGATACCTATTATTACCGCAACCAGCTGGTACTTGATATCAGTAATCCTAAGGTACAGGATTATGTGTTCGGCATCGTGGATCGCATCATGACGGAGAATCCGGATGTGGCTTACTTCAAGTGGGACTGCAACAGTGTGATTACCAATATCTATTCTCCATATCATAAGGAGAATCAGGGTAATTTCTATATCGATCATGTCCGTGGTATCTACAATGTGCTTACCCGTATTCATAAGAAGTATCCTAAGTTGCCGATGATGCTCTGCTCTGGCGGTGGCGGCAGAATGGATTATGAGATGCTTAAGTATTTCACTGAGTTCTGGTGTTCAGACGATACGGATCCATACGAGCGCCTCTACATCCAGTGGAGTCTGTCGAAGTTCTTCCCAGCCAAGACCATGGGTTCGCATGTAACCAATTGGAACAAGAATACCAGTGTGAAGTTCCGCACCGATGTTTGCAGTTCATGTAAGTTGGGCTTTGATATCGACCTCAAGTCACTTTCTGGTGATGACTACAAGTTTGTGCAGAATGCTGTCAAGAACTACGATAGCATGAAGCCTATGATTCTTGAGGGCGACCAGTATCGCCTGGTTTCTCCATACGAAGGCAACCATTGTGCCATTAACTATGTAAGTAAGGACAAGCAGCGTGCCGTTCTCTTTGCATACGACTTGCATCCACGCTACAAGGAGCCTCTGATGAATGTGAAGATGCAGGGATTGGATGCCGATAAGGTTTATACCGTAAAGGAGACTAATCTGATGCCTGGAAAGGAGTCTGATTTGGAGTGCAATGGCAAGCAGTACAGCGGTGACTATCTGATGAAAGTCGGCTTGAATGTATTCAGCCAGACCGATGGAACCAGCCATGTATTGGTATTAGAATAA
- a CDS encoding AMP-binding protein, which yields MIERFLKQTKFTSEQDFKEHLEFIIPEDFNFAYDVMDEWAKIKPDHVALLWASERGEEIRFTYKDLKEQSDKAAAYFQSLGIGHDDKVMLILKRHYQWWLAMLGLHKLGAVAIPATHMLTKHDIVYRNNAASVKAIICCGDDYVVEQVNQAMSESPTVKTLISIGPDIPEGFHDWMKEWNECAPFVRPEHVNSNEDTLLMYFTSGTTGEPKMVAHDHLYALGHLTTGVYWHNLHENSIHLTVADTGWGKAVWGKLYGQWFAGATVFVFDHEKFTADKIMRQIEKYHITSFCAPPTIYRFMIQEDFSKYDLSSLEYCTTAGEAMNPSVAETFQKLTGVQIYEGFGQTETTMTLGTFPWIKPKPGSMGKPNPQYDVHILRPDMTECEDGEKGEICIRIGDAKPIGLFKYYYRDEKQTKSVWHDGFYHTGDMAWRDEEGYFWFEGRIDDVIKSSGYRIGPFEVENALMTHPAVVECAITGVPDPIRGMVVKATVVLKEEYKSMAGPDLVKKLQDHVKHETAPYKYPRIIEFVDELPKTISGKIRRVEIREKDNKKK from the coding sequence ATGATCGAGAGATTTCTAAAACAGACAAAATTCACTTCAGAGCAAGACTTCAAGGAGCATCTGGAGTTTATCATACCAGAAGATTTCAACTTTGCCTACGACGTGATGGACGAATGGGCAAAGATCAAACCAGACCACGTGGCGCTGCTTTGGGCAAGTGAACGTGGCGAAGAAATCCGTTTTACATACAAGGACCTGAAGGAGCAGAGCGACAAGGCTGCTGCTTACTTCCAGAGTCTCGGTATCGGTCACGATGATAAGGTGATGCTGATTCTGAAGCGTCACTATCAGTGGTGGCTTGCCATGCTCGGTCTCCACAAATTGGGTGCCGTAGCCATCCCTGCTACCCACATGCTTACCAAGCACGACATCGTTTACCGCAACAATGCAGCAAGCGTGAAGGCTATCATCTGCTGCGGCGATGATTACGTGGTAGAGCAGGTTAATCAGGCAATGTCAGAGAGTCCGACTGTCAAGACATTGATTAGTATCGGTCCGGATATCCCTGAAGGTTTCCACGACTGGATGAAGGAATGGAACGAATGTGCTCCTTTTGTTCGTCCGGAGCATGTAAACTCTAACGAGGATACCCTGCTGATGTACTTCACATCGGGAACCACAGGCGAGCCAAAGATGGTAGCACACGATCACCTCTATGCCCTCGGTCATCTGACCACGGGTGTATATTGGCACAATCTCCATGAGAACTCCATCCATCTTACCGTAGCCGATACCGGTTGGGGCAAGGCTGTATGGGGCAAGCTCTACGGACAATGGTTTGCCGGAGCCACCGTCTTCGTTTTCGACCACGAGAAGTTTACGGCAGATAAGATTATGCGACAGATTGAGAAGTATCACATCACCTCTTTCTGTGCCCCTCCTACCATCTATCGCTTCATGATTCAGGAGGATTTCTCTAAGTATGACCTCAGCAGTCTTGAATACTGCACCACAGCGGGCGAGGCAATGAACCCATCCGTGGCAGAAACCTTCCAGAAGCTGACGGGCGTTCAGATTTACGAAGGCTTCGGACAGACTGAGACCACGATGACACTCGGAACCTTCCCTTGGATCAAGCCAAAGCCAGGAAGCATGGGTAAGCCAAACCCACAATATGATGTTCACATCCTTCGCCCAGACATGACGGAATGCGAGGATGGTGAAAAGGGCGAGATTTGCATCCGCATCGGCGATGCCAAGCCTATCGGTCTCTTCAAATATTACTATCGCGATGAAAAGCAGACCAAATCGGTTTGGCACGATGGTTTCTATCATACAGGTGATATGGCTTGGCGTGATGAGGAAGGCTACTTCTGGTTTGAGGGTAGAATCGACGACGTAATCAAGAGTTCGGGTTACCGTATCGGTCCTTTCGAGGTAGAGAATGCCCTGATGACTCATCCTGCCGTAGTAGAGTGCGCCATCACCGGTGTGCCAGACCCAATCCGCGGCATGGTTGTCAAGGCTACCGTCGTACTGAAGGAAGAATACAAGAGTATGGCGGGTCCTGACCTCGTCAAGAAGCTGCAGGATCATGTGAAGCATGAGACTGCTCCTTATAAATATCCTCGCATCATCGAATTCGTAGATGAATTGCCAAAGACCATCTCCGGCAAGATTCGAAGAGTAGAGATTCGAGAAAAAGACAATAAAAAGAAATAA
- a CDS encoding helix-turn-helix domain-containing protein: MDEAIKQIGERLKGLREVLNIPAEEIAELCEISLDHYLKIESGEADPSVYRLSKISKRYGIDLDVLLFGEEPRMKGYYVTRKGQGPEIDRNNQYKYQSLAVGFKDRKVNPFMVQVDPLPGDKKPNKNGHDGQEYDYVIEGQLEVTIEEKVMVLNPGDSIYFDSRKSHCFRSLNNEPAKFLCIII; encoded by the coding sequence ATGGACGAAGCAATCAAACAAATCGGTGAAAGACTGAAAGGTCTCCGCGAGGTTCTCAATATTCCTGCCGAGGAAATTGCAGAACTGTGCGAAATCAGTCTTGATCATTACCTCAAGATAGAATCCGGTGAGGCGGATCCTTCTGTTTATCGCCTGTCAAAAATCTCTAAGCGATACGGCATTGACCTTGACGTATTGCTCTTCGGCGAGGAACCTCGCATGAAGGGATACTACGTAACCCGCAAGGGACAGGGACCGGAGATAGACCGCAACAACCAGTATAAATACCAGAGCCTTGCCGTAGGATTCAAGGATAGAAAGGTGAATCCGTTCATGGTACAGGTGGATCCGTTGCCAGGCGACAAGAAGCCGAACAAGAACGGACACGACGGACAGGAATATGATTATGTGATAGAGGGACAGCTCGAAGTAACCATCGAAGAGAAGGTGATGGTGCTGAACCCTGGCGACAGCATCTACTTCGACAGTAGAAAGTCGCATTGCTTCCGCTCACTCAACAATGAGCCAGCCAAGTTCCTTTGTATAATTATCTAG
- a CDS encoding pyrroline-5-carboxylate reductase family protein, with amino-acid sequence MKITIIGAGAMGGAMAEGLLQSEKFTPSDITVSDHNQPVLDHFASEGASVTLDNQLACHGADIVCVVVKPWCVEKTLKGIKDALNYKNQKLVVVAAGVPSANIKEWLDKDGITPTFFLVMPNIAIAYKQSMTFITPVDASATEIQQITEIFDELGESLIMEERLFPAATAMSCAIAYAMRYVRANVEGGVEMGFKAKDAQKIVLQTIKGAVELLQETGEHPEAAIDKVTTPGGCTIKGLNTMEQGGFTSAVINGLLAGKK; translated from the coding sequence ATGAAAATAACAATTATCGGAGCAGGTGCTATGGGCGGTGCCATGGCTGAAGGACTCTTGCAGAGCGAGAAGTTCACTCCATCAGATATTACGGTATCTGACCATAACCAACCAGTATTGGATCACTTCGCAAGCGAAGGAGCCAGCGTAACCCTCGACAACCAGTTGGCTTGCCATGGCGCAGACATCGTATGCGTGGTAGTAAAGCCATGGTGCGTGGAGAAGACATTGAAGGGAATCAAGGATGCACTCAACTACAAGAATCAGAAACTCGTAGTGGTAGCAGCCGGTGTGCCATCAGCCAACATCAAGGAGTGGCTGGACAAGGATGGCATCACCCCAACCTTCTTCCTCGTGATGCCAAACATCGCCATCGCCTACAAGCAGTCGATGACCTTCATCACTCCTGTAGATGCATCTGCTACAGAAATCCAGCAGATTACAGAAATCTTTGATGAATTGGGCGAAAGCCTCATCATGGAAGAACGTCTCTTCCCAGCAGCTACCGCTATGTCGTGTGCCATCGCTTACGCCATGCGCTATGTAAGAGCCAATGTAGAAGGCGGCGTAGAGATGGGCTTCAAGGCAAAGGATGCCCAGAAGATTGTCTTGCAGACCATCAAGGGTGCCGTAGAACTGCTTCAGGAAACAGGCGAACACCCAGAGGCTGCCATTGATAAAGTAACAACTCCTGGCGGCTGCACCATCAAGGGCTTGAATACCATGGAACAGGGCGGCTTTACCAGCGCAGTGATCAATGGTTTATTGGCAGGAAAAAAATAA
- a CDS encoding TonB-dependent receptor domain-containing protein produces the protein MKIIFILGSALLLSQPLCAQNEEAKDTLTAQMMMQNLPEVFVKATRSIVKAERGQLVYNMPLLIEKMPADNAYDALTRIPGVNERNGNINYAGKELTLIINGKPSTLNYAQLAERLKAMPASQLAKAEVMLAAPARLHVRGMVINLITKDYVGKNLLSGQIQSIWSQSKYGEGEGKGNLLFQKGKFGLGAMYSFTDGTSYGETTTNANHPLQGKRVAYHDKTSQKTLGLTHNYRLGLSYAFADNHQLSLAYTGKWDSSHPHHETMGTGTSQQQGNEHTYLHNVDASYNLPFGLQIGISYLNYQNPSQQYLEGTILDEERILYTNSKQVIDKWLFTADQSHSLKKGCELSYGMKFQTSNNRSYQTTTNKDGAEIPDATSQVNIEEKILSFYGGISKQINERISLEASVEAEQYHSPQWNKWHIYPTLNASWKANPGNILNLSFSSSSQFPSYWSTMSSIYYASTYMEIWGNPHLKPYSTYETNLMWTIKSRHTLMAFAEFQPNYSVQLPYQTTEHLAVIMKETNFDYNHTIGIRASTTFGIGNWMNGSVSATGIYRHDKSNDFFDLPFNRKHISAILAGNLSAQFSRSHHIHFILNPFYQSKAIQGLYDIKSVFLLIAMLRWASDNDKWSIVVKGSNIFNEGFSTKSVQGNQDYHMNIKQDWASASISIIYKIGKYKEKRTKDVDTSRMGVN, from the coding sequence ATGAAAATAATTTTTATCTTAGGTTCAGCATTATTGCTGAGCCAGCCCCTTTGCGCTCAAAACGAAGAGGCAAAAGACACGCTTACCGCCCAGATGATGATGCAAAACCTGCCAGAGGTTTTCGTCAAGGCGACACGTTCTATCGTCAAGGCAGAAAGAGGACAGTTGGTTTACAACATGCCACTGCTCATAGAGAAAATGCCGGCAGACAACGCTTATGATGCCCTTACCCGAATACCAGGAGTAAACGAACGAAACGGCAACATCAATTATGCAGGAAAGGAACTGACTCTCATCATCAACGGCAAACCATCCACGCTCAATTATGCACAACTGGCAGAGCGATTAAAAGCCATGCCCGCATCACAATTAGCCAAAGCCGAAGTGATGCTGGCAGCGCCAGCACGCTTACATGTTCGTGGAATGGTCATCAATCTGATTACCAAAGACTATGTAGGAAAGAACCTGCTTTCAGGACAAATACAAAGCATCTGGAGCCAAAGCAAATACGGAGAAGGGGAAGGCAAAGGCAACCTGCTGTTCCAAAAAGGAAAATTCGGTCTGGGTGCCATGTATTCATTTACAGATGGAACATCATACGGTGAGACTACTACCAATGCCAATCATCCGCTTCAAGGGAAACGAGTAGCGTATCATGACAAGACCTCACAGAAAACCCTTGGATTGACTCACAACTATCGCTTGGGACTGAGTTATGCATTTGCTGATAACCACCAGCTATCCCTGGCATATACAGGAAAATGGGACAGCAGTCATCCTCATCATGAAACGATGGGAACAGGCACATCCCAGCAACAGGGCAATGAACATACCTACCTGCACAATGTAGATGCCAGCTACAACCTGCCCTTTGGACTACAAATAGGCATATCCTATCTCAACTACCAAAATCCCAGCCAGCAATATCTGGAAGGAACAATACTTGACGAAGAGCGTATTCTATACACAAACAGCAAGCAGGTAATAGACAAATGGCTTTTCACCGCCGATCAATCCCACTCATTGAAGAAGGGTTGTGAACTGTCGTATGGTATGAAATTTCAAACCAGCAACAACAGAAGCTACCAAACCACGACCAACAAAGATGGAGCAGAAATTCCAGATGCAACCAGCCAGGTGAATATCGAAGAAAAAATCTTGAGCTTCTATGGCGGCATAAGCAAACAAATAAACGAGCGAATCAGCTTGGAAGCCTCTGTCGAAGCAGAGCAATACCATTCTCCACAATGGAACAAATGGCATATTTATCCCACACTTAATGCATCGTGGAAAGCCAATCCTGGCAACATACTCAACTTATCCTTCAGTTCCAGCTCACAGTTTCCTAGCTATTGGTCAACTATGAGCAGCATTTACTATGCCTCTACCTATATGGAGATATGGGGAAATCCTCATCTCAAGCCTTACTCTACATACGAGACCAACCTGATGTGGACAATCAAAAGTCGCCATACATTGATGGCATTTGCAGAGTTCCAACCCAACTATTCTGTGCAGTTGCCATATCAGACTACCGAGCACCTGGCAGTCATAATGAAGGAGACCAATTTCGACTATAACCATACTATAGGCATTAGAGCATCGACGACTTTCGGTATAGGCAATTGGATGAATGGAAGTGTTTCGGCAACAGGAATCTACAGACATGACAAGAGTAACGATTTCTTTGACTTGCCCTTCAATCGCAAACATATCTCTGCCATTCTTGCCGGAAATCTATCCGCCCAGTTTAGCCGAAGCCATCACATCCATTTCATACTTAACCCATTCTATCAGTCGAAAGCCATTCAAGGACTCTATGACATCAAATCAGTCTTTCTCTTGATTGCTATGTTGAGATGGGCTTCCGATAATGATAAATGGAGCATTGTGGTTAAAGGCAGCAACATCTTCAACGAGGGATTCTCTACAAAATCAGTACAAGGCAATCAAGACTATCACATGAACATCAAGCAAGATTGGGCATCAGCCTCCATCTCCATCATCTATAAGATAGGCAAGTACAAGGAGAAGAGAACCAAGGACGTGGATACTTCCAGAATGGGAGTAAACTAG
- a CDS encoding tetratricopeptide repeat protein, which translates to MKQFRLILILWLCMAMNAKVNETAANLLQQGDSCLSRYDVFHATQYYQKYLEANPSHLGARRKLASCYRKVGNYTACISCLDKIPSDSINHEDMRMFYYAYLNQNNNDKVSLWGERIAFLFPYDSEIIASLAVHYNGVNKPDRAEKVAKNYISQYDSTNLYVNKEYAYSLFMQFKYVEAIPLYEKLIAQGFDNFESNFILGLCYEDLPDNEKALKHYQKAVQFKNDNATCLFHLALIEKSFCMDSLSMAHFNQSLEVSLPKDRALRTYKWLADLHFQHNRYADAARDFELCTLYDEEDNPLNHYNAAQMFIASKNKLKAKQHLQMFLANANRLEDKKEAAQLISKAKEQLKQ; encoded by the coding sequence ATGAAACAGTTTAGATTGATCCTTATATTATGGCTATGTATGGCAATGAATGCCAAGGTCAACGAGACCGCAGCTAATCTACTTCAACAAGGAGATAGCTGTTTGAGTAGATATGATGTATTTCATGCAACCCAATACTACCAAAAGTATTTGGAAGCAAATCCATCTCACCTGGGAGCACGCAGGAAACTGGCTTCCTGCTATCGGAAAGTAGGCAACTACACCGCCTGCATTTCTTGCCTAGACAAGATTCCATCAGATAGCATCAACCACGAAGACATGCGAATGTTCTATTATGCGTATCTCAATCAGAACAACAATGACAAGGTTTCTCTCTGGGGTGAACGCATCGCATTCTTATTCCCATACGACAGCGAAATTATCGCTTCGCTTGCAGTGCATTACAATGGAGTGAACAAACCAGACAGAGCAGAAAAAGTGGCGAAGAATTACATTTCTCAATATGATTCCACGAACTTATATGTCAACAAGGAATATGCCTATTCCCTATTCATGCAATTCAAATACGTTGAGGCTATACCCTTGTATGAGAAACTGATAGCGCAAGGATTTGATAATTTCGAATCCAATTTCATCCTTGGTCTCTGTTATGAGGACCTGCCGGACAATGAAAAGGCGCTGAAACATTACCAGAAAGCAGTTCAGTTCAAAAACGACAATGCCACTTGCCTTTTCCACTTGGCTTTGATAGAGAAATCCTTCTGCATGGATTCACTGTCTATGGCTCATTTCAACCAGTCGTTAGAGGTTTCCTTGCCAAAAGACAGAGCATTGCGAACCTATAAATGGCTAGCCGACTTACATTTTCAACACAACCGATATGCAGACGCTGCCCGTGACTTTGAGCTATGCACCTTATACGATGAGGAAGATAATCCTCTTAACCATTACAATGCCGCCCAAATGTTCATCGCTTCCAAGAACAAGCTGAAAGCGAAACAGCATCTCCAGATGTTCTTAGCAAATGCAAACAGACTGGAAGATAAAAAAGAGGCAGCACAACTCATATCCAAAGCCAAAGAGCAACTCAAGCAATAA
- a CDS encoding energy transducer TonB family protein, giving the protein MKGKTNQEETYFLGKAQETRYTKSHIYKKVFGIAACVIAIIGITIVLMFKPQSVSQPHVLKTIAVLPEGGQMPVFNGNGDINDFLRWVMTNIQYPKGLEDKPARVVINFTVQKDGTLGLFKVLEAPKEKAYEQTVIELLKKSPHWKPARLSDGEEVNMEFTLPVVFTPEVRKK; this is encoded by the coding sequence ATGAAAGGAAAAACCAATCAGGAAGAAACTTATTTCCTGGGCAAAGCACAGGAAACAAGATACACAAAATCTCATATATATAAAAAGGTATTTGGGATAGCCGCTTGCGTGATAGCAATAATAGGTATAACCATCGTACTTATGTTCAAACCGCAAAGCGTATCACAACCTCATGTGTTAAAGACGATAGCTGTTTTACCGGAAGGTGGTCAGATGCCTGTCTTCAACGGCAATGGCGACATCAACGATTTCCTAAGATGGGTGATGACAAACATCCAATATCCTAAAGGATTGGAAGACAAGCCTGCCCGAGTCGTCATCAACTTCACCGTTCAAAAGGATGGAACATTGGGATTGTTTAAAGTTCTCGAAGCTCCCAAAGAAAAAGCCTACGAGCAGACTGTGATTGAACTTCTCAAGAAAAGTCCCCACTGGAAGCCTGCCAGACTCTCCGATGGCGAGGAAGTCAACATGGAGTTTACCTTGCCTGTCGTTTTCACTCCCGAAGTAAGAAAGAAATAA
- a CDS encoding LytTR family DNA-binding domain-containing protein produces the protein MEEYLIISNANFLLRVASEQIAYVCSEGSYCNLRLTNGDEYTFSFNLVAFEKKIVEQLAQTAHFFARVGRNYIINSQHIFSINLNTSELVLYNERFCEKFTLHVSKEPLKQLKALLDNSIKS, from the coding sequence ATGGAAGAATATCTCATCATATCAAATGCCAACTTCTTGCTCAGAGTGGCTTCCGAACAGATAGCATACGTCTGTTCGGAAGGAAGCTATTGCAATCTCCGACTCACCAACGGCGACGAATACACCTTCTCGTTCAACCTTGTGGCCTTTGAGAAGAAAATAGTAGAGCAACTTGCCCAAACGGCACACTTCTTCGCTCGTGTTGGCAGAAACTACATTATTAATAGTCAGCATATTTTCAGTATCAACCTCAACACTTCAGAACTAGTTTTGTACAACGAACGGTTTTGCGAGAAATTCACTCTGCACGTCAGCAAGGAACCACTCAAACAATTAAAAGCACTTTTAGACAACTCCATAAAATCGTAA